The region TCCTCGGTCACGGGTGCCTCCCCCAGTCGACGGACGTACCCCCGACACTACTCGCCGCCGCGCCGCGGGGGGCGGAGGGGAATGGATCGGCGGGTCAGGGCGGTTGCCGACGAGAGGGGCCGGCCGCGGTCCGGCGGCTCGGGCGGGTGTCCGCCAGTGTGCCCGTCGACACCGCCCCGGGGGTGGGAATGGAAAACCCCACCCGTTAGGTTGGGTATAAGAGCAAGCACGCTTCGCGCCCCGCGACCCCTGCGCCCGTGGTCCTCCTGCTTCGGGCGGTGTGAAGCATCACGAACAGACATGAGGAGTCACCGTGTCGCTGCCGCCGCTGGTGGAACCAGCTGACGAGCTGACCGTGGACGAGGTGCGCCGCTATTCGCGACACCTGATCATCCCCGACGTGGGCATGGACGGGCAGAAGCGCCTGAAGAACGCCAAGGTGCTCGTCGTCGGTGCGGGCGGGCTGGGTTCCCCGGCGCTGCTCTACCTCGCCGCCGCGGGTGTGGGCACCCTCGGCATCATCGACTTCGACGTCGTGGACGAGTCCAACCTCCAGCGCCAGGTCATCCACGGCCAGAGCGACGTGGGCCGCCCCAAGGCCGAGTCGGCCCGCGACAGCATCAAGGAGGTGAACCCCAATGTGACGGTGATCCTCCACCAGGACCGCCTGGACTCCGACAACGCGCTGGAGATCTTCGCGGACTACGACCTGATCCTGGACGGGACCGACAACTTCGCGACCCGCTACCTGGTCAACGACGCCGCGGTCATCCTGAACAAGCCGTACGTGTGGGGTTCCATCTACCGCTTCGACGGCCAGGTCAGCGTCTTCTGGAACGAGTACGGGCCGCAGTACCGCGACCTGTACCCCGAGCCCCCGCCGCCCGGCATGGTCCCCTCCTGCGCCGAGGGCGGCGTCCTGGGCGTGCTGTGCGCCTCCATCGGGTCCGTCATGGTGAACGAGGCCATCAAGCTGATCACCGGGATCGGTGAGCCGCTGGTGGGCCGCCTGCTCATCTTCGACGCCCTGGAGATGTCCTGGCGCGAGGTGAAGGTCCGCAAGGACCCCGACACCCAGCCGGTGACCGAGCTCATCGACTACGAGGCGTTCTGCGGCGTCGTCTCCGACGAGGCCAGCGAGGCCGCGGCCGGGTCGACGATCACCGCGGGCGAGCTCAAGGACCTCCTCGACAACAAGCCCGACGAGGTCTTCCTCGTGGACGTCCGCGAGAAGAACGAGTACGAGATCGTCAGCATCCCGGGCGCCACGCTCATCCCCAAGGGCGAGTTCCTCAACGGCAAGGCCTTCGAGAAGCTCCCCCAGGACAAGCGCGTGGTCCTGCACTGCAAGTCGGGCGTGCGCTCGGCCGAGGCGCTGGCCGCGGTCAAGGCCGCGGGCTTCTCCGACGCGGTGCACGTCGGCGGCGGCGTCCTGGCCTGGGTCAACCAGATCGACCCCAGCCTGCCCAGCTACTGAGCGGCCTGTCATAGCGCGTCGCGGACGGCGCCGGGGCGATCCCGGCGCCGTCCGCCGTATGCGGGCGCCCGAATGGGTACAAGACCTCCCAGGGGCCGCCGGTCGAACGTCGGGGCGGCCCCGCCGCAGGGAGGTGGCACCATGCGTGAAAAGGGACGCCGGGCCGACTGGGTGGCGATCGCCGCCGGTCTGGCGCTGGGGATCAGCTTCGTCTGGCACGGGATGTACGGGTTCAGCGGCGGAGTGCTGTTCGTGCTCGGGCTGGGGGTCATCATGGCCGCCGTCGTCTCCCTCACCCGCCCCGGTGCGCTCTCCGGGGAGATCGCGGTGCTGGCGATCGGCGTGCTCGTGTTCGCGATGCCCTGGCTGCTGGGCTACACGCACCTGGCCGCGGCCGCGTGGACGGCCTGGATCATCGGCGCCGCCATCGCCGTGCTCGGCGCCTACGGCCTGGTCCGGGCCCGCCGGACGCGGCGGCGCGACCCCGACTCCGTCTGGAGCGCCCACGTCAACGAGATCCCGACCTGACCGGGAGCGCAGCGCGGGGCCGGTGCCGCACGGCACCGGCCCCGCCTGTTCCCGGCGTCGCGTCCGTCGGCGGCCCTCGCTAGGGTGTGGCCGTGTTCACCGATGAGGACGGCGGGCCCGACGAGTACGCCGACGAGGTCCTGGCCGTGGTCGAGCGGATCCCGCCGGGGAGGGTGATGTCCTACGGGGACATCGCCGAGTACGTGGGCCGGGGAGGCCCCCGGCAGGTCGGCTCCGTCATGTCCACCTGGGGCGGCGGCGTGCCCTGGTGGCGGGTGGTCCGGGCCGACGGCAGCCCCGCCTCCGGACACGAGGTGAGAGCCTTGTCGCACTATGCCGCGGAGGCCACTCCGCTGCGGCCCGGAAGCGACCGTGTGGACATGCGCAAGGCCCGGTGGGACGGGGAAAGCGGAGGCTGAGGGCACCTCGCGGGCTCCCCGGGCCGTCCGGGACGGTCGGCACCCTCTGGTGAACTGGTGGGGTGAACACATTCCCGTACCGTCTCGTGCGGCGCCCCCACCGGGTGCAGCCGACACCGGTGCTGGACGAGAACCAACGCAAGGTCGTCGACCACGAGGGCGGCCCCCTCCTGGTGCTCGCCGGTCCCGGCACCGGCAAGACCACCACCATCGTCGAGGCCGTCGTCGACCGCATCGACAACAGGGGCGTGGACCCCTCCCGCATCCTGGTCCTCACCTTCGGCCGCAAGGCCGCGCAGGAGCTGCGGGAGCGCATCACCGGGCGGCTGCGCCGCACCACCCGGGAGCCCCTCGCCCTGACCTTCCACGGCTACGCCTACGCGCTCATCCGCCGCGAGTTCCAGCGCATGGGCGACCTGCCGCCCCGCCTGCTGTCCGGCCCCGAGCAGCTGATGGAGATACGCGAGCTCCTGCGCTGGGAGGCCGCGGACGGCGGCTCCGCCTGGCCCGAACGCCTGCGCCCGGCCCTGGAGACCCGCGGCTTCGCCGAGGAGCTGCGCGACTTCCTGATGCGCGCGGAGGAGCGCGGCCTGGGCCCCGACGCCCTGGCCCGGCTGGGCCGCGAGCGCGGCCGCGATGACTGGGAGGCCGCGGCCGGGTTCCTGGCGCGGATGAACGGCCGGTTCGACATCGCCCCCGTGCCCACCCTCAACTACGCCGAACTGGTGCGGATCGCCGCCGGACTGCTCTCCGACCCCGCGGTGCAGGAGCGCGAGCGCTCGGCGCACGAGACCGTGTTCGTCGACGAGTACCAGGACACCGA is a window of Nocardiopsis changdeensis DNA encoding:
- the moeZ gene encoding adenylyltransferase/sulfurtransferase MoeZ: MSLPPLVEPADELTVDEVRRYSRHLIIPDVGMDGQKRLKNAKVLVVGAGGLGSPALLYLAAAGVGTLGIIDFDVVDESNLQRQVIHGQSDVGRPKAESARDSIKEVNPNVTVILHQDRLDSDNALEIFADYDLILDGTDNFATRYLVNDAAVILNKPYVWGSIYRFDGQVSVFWNEYGPQYRDLYPEPPPPGMVPSCAEGGVLGVLCASIGSVMVNEAIKLITGIGEPLVGRLLIFDALEMSWREVKVRKDPDTQPVTELIDYEAFCGVVSDEASEAAAGSTITAGELKDLLDNKPDEVFLVDVREKNEYEIVSIPGATLIPKGEFLNGKAFEKLPQDKRVVLHCKSGVRSAEALAAVKAAGFSDAVHVGGGVLAWVNQIDPSLPSY
- a CDS encoding SPW repeat domain-containing protein, coding for MREKGRRADWVAIAAGLALGISFVWHGMYGFSGGVLFVLGLGVIMAAVVSLTRPGALSGEIAVLAIGVLVFAMPWLLGYTHLAAAAWTAWIIGAAIAVLGAYGLVRARRTRRRDPDSVWSAHVNEIPT
- a CDS encoding MGMT family protein; its protein translation is MFTDEDGGPDEYADEVLAVVERIPPGRVMSYGDIAEYVGRGGPRQVGSVMSTWGGGVPWWRVVRADGSPASGHEVRALSHYAAEATPLRPGSDRVDMRKARWDGESGG